From the Quercus lobata isolate SW786 chromosome 6, ValleyOak3.0 Primary Assembly, whole genome shotgun sequence genome, one window contains:
- the LOC115993931 gene encoding protein argonaute 10, giving the protein MPIRQMKESSEQHLVIKTQLQNSMNPVQKAPKTAQNGKGPPSPSPPKEPHNTKPHNQTSPPSKSRGRRRNRGGRKSDQGDVFMRPSSRHCTVVHKPVSANRAGALVASTANGTVENGGNLCEPEMRFPTSSKSLSFAPRPGYGQVGAKCIVKANHFFAELPDKDLNQYDVTITPEVSSRTVNRAIMAELVRLYKESDLGTRLPAYDGRKSLYTAGELPFAWKEFKIKLVDQEDGINGPKREREYKVVIKFVARANMHHLGQFLAGKRADAPQEALQILDIVLRELSSKRYCPVGRSFFSPDIRTPQRLGDGLESWCGFYQSIRPTQMGLSLNIDMASAAFIEPLPVIEFVAQLLSKDVLLRPLSDSDRVKIKKALRGVKVEVTHRGNVRRKYRVSGLTSQPTRELVFPVDDNSNMKSVVEYFQEMYGFTIQHTHLPCLQVGNQKKANYLPMEACKIVEGQRYTKRLNERQITALLKVTCQRPRDRENDILQTVQQNAYDQDPYAKEFGIKISEKLASVEARILPAPWLKYHETGKEKDCLPQVGQWNMMNKKMINGMTVSRWACINFSRSVQESVARGFCNELAQMCQVSGMEYNPEPVIPIYNARPEQVEKALKHVFHSAMNKTKGKELELLLAILPDNNGSLYGDLKRICETDLGLISQCCLTKHVFKISKQYLANVSLKINVKMGGRNTVLLDAISCRIPLVSDIPTIIFGADVTHPENGEDSSPSIAAVVASQDWPEVTKYAGLVCAQAHRQELIQDLYKTWHDPVRGLVSGGMIRDLLVSFRKATGQKPLRIIFYRDGVSEGQFYQVLLYELDAIRKACASLEPNYQPPVTFIVVQKRHHTRLFANNHRDRSSMDKSGNILPGTVVDSKICHPTEFDFYLCSHAGIQGTSRPAHYHVLWDENNFTPDGIQSLTNNLCYTYARCTRSVSVVPPAYYAHLAAFRARFYMEPEMQENGSTGGGAGHGAKGTRAAGESGVRPLPALKENVKRVMFYC; this is encoded by the exons ATGCCTATAAGGCAGATGAAAGAGAGCTCAGAGCAACACCTTGTGATAAAAACCCAATTGCAGAATTCCATGAACCCGGTTCAGAAAGCACCCAAAACAGCCCAAAATGGCAAAGGtccaccatcaccatcaccaccaaAAGAACCCCACAATACCAAGCCCCATAACCAAACTTCACCACCTTCAAAATccagaggaagaagaagaaacagagGGGGCAGAAAGTCTGATCAAGGTGATGTTTTTATGCGTCCAAGTTCTAGGCATTGCACGGTGGTGCATAAACCTGTCTCTGCAAACCGTGCAGGAGCTCTTGTAGCAAGTACTGCAAATGGTACTGTTGAAAATGGTGGCAACTTGTGTGAACCGGAGATGCGTTTTCCCACATCAAGCAAGTCTTTGAGTTTTGCTCCTAGGCCTGGATATGGTCAAGTTGGGGCAAAGTGTATTGTCAAGGCCAACCATTTCTTTGCTGAGTTACCAGACAAGGACTTGAACCAGTATGAT GTTACCATAACTCCTGAAGTGTCATCAAGAACTGTAAACAGAGCCATCATGGCAGAACTGGTGAGGTTATACAAAGAATCTGACTTAGGAACGAGACTACCTGCTTATGATGGCAGAAAGAGTCTGTACACAGCTGGGGAGCTTCCTTTTGCTTGGAAGGAGTTCAAAATTAAGCTAGTAGATCAAGAAGATGGAATCAATGGCCCTAA AAGGGAGAGAGAATATAAAGTGGTGATTAAGTTTGTTGCAAGGGCAAACATGCATCATTTGGGCCAGTTTCTAGCTGGCAAGCGCGCTGACGCACCACAGGAAGCTCTTCAAATTCTTGACATTGTATTAAGAGAACTTTCATCAAAGAG GTACTGCCCCGTTGGGAGATCCTTTTTTTCACCCGATATAAGAACGCCACAACGGCTTGGTGATGGCTTGGAGTCATGGTGTGGATTTTATCAGAGTATAAGGCCTACCCAGATGGGCCTGTCCTTGAACATTG ACATGGCTTCAGCTGCATTTATTGAGCCTCTCCCAGTTATAGAGTTTGTTGCCCAGCTTTTAAGCAAAGATGTTTTATTAAGGCCATTGTCTGATTCTGACCGTGTAAAG ATTAAGAAGGCCCTTAGAGGAGTGAAAGTTGAAGTAACACACAGAGGAAATGTACGAAGAAAGTATCGTGTTTCAGGATTGACATCTCAACCTACGAGAGAACTAGT GTTTCCTGTTGATGACAATTCAAACATGAAATCGGTTGTTGAATACTTCCAAGAGATGTATGGCTTCACCATTCAACATACACACCTTCCTTGTCTTCAAGTAGGAAACCAGAAGAAGGCTAACTATTTACCTATGGAG GCCTGCAAAATTGTTGAGGGGCAACGATATACAAAAAGGCTGAATGAGAGGCAAATTACTGCTCTACTAAAAGTTACTTGCCAAAGACCTAGAGATAGGGAAAATGACATTTTGCAG ACGGTTCAACAGAATGCCTACGATCAAGATCCTTATGCAAAGGAGTTTGGGATCAAAATTAGTGAAAAGCTAGCTTCTGTTGAGGCACGAATTCTTCCTGCTCCTTGG CTGAAGTATCATGAAACCGGAAAAGAAAAGGACTGTTTGCCACAAGTAGGTCAATGGAACATGATGAACAAG AAAATGATCAATGGGATGACTGTAAGTCGGTGGGCGTGTATAAATTTCTCACGCAGTGTACAAGAAAGTGTTGCTCGTGGGTTTTGTAATGAACTTGCCCAAATGTGTCAAGTATCTGGCATG GAATATAATCCAGAGCCTGTCATTCCAATCTACAATGCCAGGCCTGAGCAAGTGGAGAAGGCCTTGAAGCATGTTTTTCATTCAGCCATGAACaagacaaaaggaaaagaattagAGCTTCTGTTAGCTATTTTGCCAGACAACAATGGGTCACTGTATG GTGATCTCAAGCGAATCTGTGAAACTGATCTTGGACTAATATCACAATGTTGTCTCACGAAGCATGTTTTCAAGATCAGCAAGCAGTACTTGGCTAACGTATCTCTGAAGATCAATgttaag ATGGGTGGTAGAAACACTGTTCTTCTGGATGCTATCAGCTGCAGAATACCATTAGTTAGTGACATACCAACCATTATATTTGGAGCTGATGTGACTCACCCAGAGAACGGAGAGGACTCCAGTCCCTCAATAGCTGCT GTAGTAGCTTCCCAGGACTGGCCTGAAGTAACAAAATATGCTGGATTAGTTTGCGCTCAAGCTCACAGACAGGAACTCATACAGGACCTGTACAAAACGTGGCATGATCCAGTTCGTGGCTTGGTTAGTGGTGGCATGATCCG GGATCTCCTAGTTTCTTTTAGGAAGGCAACGGGGCAGAAGCCACTGAGAATTATATTTTACAG GGATGGTGTAAGTGAAGGACAGTTTTATCAAGTTCTGCTTTACGAGTTAGATGCAATCCGGAAG GCTTGTGCTTCGCTAGAACCAAATTATCAGCCACCAGTGACTTTCATTGTGGTACAAAAACGACATCACACTCGATTATTTGCTAACAACCATAGGGACAGGAGCAGCATGGACAAGAGTGGGAACATTTTGCCTG GCACTGTGGTTGATTCTAAAATCTGTCATCCAACGGAATTCGATTTTTATCTCTGCAGCCACGCTGGAATTCAG GGGACAAGTCGGCCAGCTCACTACCATGTTCTTTGGGATGAGAACAATTTTACACCAGATGGAATCCAGTCATTGACGAATAATCTTTGTTATACATACGCAAGATGTACGCGTTCCGTCTCTGTTG TTCCTCCAGCGTATTATGCACATTTAGCTGCTTTTCGTGCTCGATTCTACATGGAGCCAGAGATGCAGGAGAATGGCTCGACGGGTGGGGGTGCTGGTCATGGTGCCAAGGGAACACGAGCAGCTGGAGAGTCTGGTGTCCGGCCATTGCCAGCCTTAAAGGAGAATGTGAAAAGAGTAATGTTTTACTGTTAG